In Hydra vulgaris chromosome 06, alternate assembly HydraT2T_AEP, a genomic segment contains:
- the LOC101237340 gene encoding lens fiber membrane intrinsic protein isoform X2, which yields MASFRLIYFVNCGLMIIGAVFAALSTAGNYWETYSLRSTIIHVGLWQICGKPLSSSYCLERDKTDALMACEAFMIIGCVGYLLSLSYSGVLCIRKHWTSKVLAALLILTAICLAIALGVYTKEISIKESKFGWSYIIGWCSAAISLFAGLLSFAEHLE from the exons ATGGCTTCGTTTAGGTTGATATATTTCGTAAATTGTGGATTAATGATAATAGGTGCTGTTTTTGCTGCGTTGTCTACAGCAGGAAATTATTGGGAGACATATTCTTTGAGAAGCACAATAATTCATGTGGGATTATGGCAAATCTGTGGCAAGCCACTTTCTAGCTCTTATTGTTTAGAGAGAGACAAAActg atgCTCTTATGGCATGCGAAGCATTTATGATTATTGGTTGTGTGGGATACTTACTTTCTCTTAGTTACAGCGGCGTTCTATGTATAAGAAAACATTGGACTAGTAAAGTATTAGCTGCGCTACTTATCTTGACAG CTATATGCTTAGCAATCGCATTGGGAGTTTACACCAAAGAAATAAGTATCAAGGAATCTAAATTTGGCTGGTCTTACATAATTGGATGGTGCTCAGCTGCAATTTCTTTATTCGCAGGATTGCTTAGTTTTGCTGAACATTTAGAATAA
- the LOC136081171 gene encoding zinc finger MYM-type protein 1-like, translating into MKNGEIFERLWLIYSLNSNKVFCFCCKLFGITSLPFRQGINTWEGLSKKLKEHETCSAHFKCFEQWMTLRKGIANQATIDEKQQKLLHKERIFWRDVLEKILDITLFPSARNLAFHGSDTAIGSKSNGNFLGVFELLAKYNTVLNELMQRIQDKETKEHYLSNDTHNKLIRLLAREIESKNLFKVKKAKYYSFILDCTPDVSHKEQMSIILRSVTCTPGVGIDISENFLGYLTVNDTNGKGFFNAFLNQAKNWDLNILDCRGQSYDNVANMKVKVKGVQARFLEMNPKALYVPCANHSLNLVIADGALSSISAISFFGVLSRLYTLFSSSPPRWEILKSCVAISVKPQSDTRWESRINCVKPLRFYLKEILEAFEKLEEHALEKRDGPTATELLQSSASSLDIIASEINANKVFLYEYRENGFSDARVKASEIAEVLGIEKVFLMVRSRKKKSIYSYECADHTWQPKHQYKADFFLPLIDMSIASVKKRFEQISIVTKLNDFLYRSESLIKACNENSLSAYCKNLQIKLADIDSEYLESELKRFVIVIKEEKNALLKSAYDFLNYIYKEELQETYPNLVIALRIILTLPVTVASAERSFSKLKLIKTFHRSTTVDERLSSLAMLSIKNEVARAISYEGIINEFASMKSRRKPFF; encoded by the exons ATGAAAAATGGAGAAATCTTTGAACGCTTATGGCTCATATATTCTTTGAACAGCaataaagtgttttgtttttgttgcaaACTTTTTGGGATAACTTCTTTACCATTCCGGCAAGGAATAAACACTTGGGAGGGCttgtcaaaaaaacttaaagaacacGAAACATGCAGTGCACATTTCAAGTGTTTTGAACAATGGATGACTTTACGAAAAG GCATTGCAAATCAAGCTACCATAGACGAGAAACAACAAAAGTTGCTTCATAAAGAGCGGATATTTTGGAGGGATGTGTTAGAAAAGATACTAGACATTACCTTATTTCCTTCTGCAAGAAATCTTGCATTCCATGGTTCAGACACAGCCATTGGTTCAAAGAGCAATGGAAACTTTCTTGGGGTGTTTGAATTACTGGCTAAGTATAATACCGTTCTCAATGAGCTTATGCAAAGAATTCAGGACAAAGAAACCAAGGAGCACTACTTGAGCAATGACACACATAACAAGTTGATTAGACTTTTAGCTAGGGAGATTGAATCCAAAAACctttttaaggtaaaaaaggcaaaatactattcttttattttagattgtACGCCAGACGTTTCGCACAAAGAACAAATGAGCATTATTCTGCGATCAGTAACATGTACTCCTGGAGTAGGTATCGACATTTCCGAAAATTTCTTGGGATATCTCACAGTAAATGATACCAATGGAAAAGGGTTTttcaatgcatttttaaatcaggCAAAAAATTGGGATCTAAATATTTTAGACTGTCGAGGTCAATCTTACGATAATGTTGCTAATAtgaaagtaaaagtaaaaggtGTTCAAGCAAGGTTTCTGGAAATGAATCCTAAGGCCTTATATGTTCCATGTGCTAACCATTCACTCAATCTTGTTATTGCTGATGGTGCACTGTCATCCATCAgtgcaatttctttttttggtgTTCTTTCAAGGTTATATACGCTCTTTTCATCGTCTCCTCCTCGatgggaaattttaaaatcatgcgTGGCAATTTCAGTCAAGCCACAATCAGATACCAGATGGGAAAGTAGAATAAACTGTGTTAAACCACTTCGCTtctatttaaaagaaatcttagaggcatttgaaaaattggaaGAACATGCCTTAGAAAAAAGAGATGGACCAACAGCCACAGAA CTGCTTCAGTCTTCTGCATCCTCTCTCGACATAATAGCTAGtgaaataaatgcaaataaagtGTTTCTTTATGAGTATCGCGAAAATGGATTTTCTGACGCACGTGTTAAGGCATCAGAAATTGCAGAAGTATTGGgtattgaaaaggtttttttgatggTGCGttcacgaaaaaaaaaatcaatttattcaTACGAGTGTGCTGATCACACTTGGCAACCTAAACATCAGTATAAAGCAGATTTCTTTTTGCCACTAATTGATATGTCAATTGCATCAGTAAAAAAGCGTTTTGAACAGATCAGCATTGTCACAAAGCTTAATGACTTTCTTTACCGATCTGAGAGTCTTATCAAAGCTTGTAATGAAAATTCTCTGTCTGCTTATtgcaaaaatttgcaaataaagcTTGCTGATATAGATTCTGAGTATTTAGAATCGGAGTTAAAACGTTTTGTCATAGTTATAAAGGAGGAAAAAAATGCTCTCCTAAAATCTGCATATGACTTCCTAAACTACATCTACAAAGAAGAGCTGCAAGAAACTTATCCCAATCTAGTTATTGCGTTACGAATCATTCTTACTTTACCAGTTACTGTTGCAAGTGCAGAACGTAGCTTCAGcaagttaaaactaattaaaacatttcataG gtCAACAACGGTCGATGAACGTTTGTCTTCCTTAGCAATGCTGTCTATTAAGAACGAGGTTGCAAGAGCAATAAGTTATGAAGGCATAATAAATGAGTTTGCAAGCATGAAATCACGTCGCAAACcctttttttga